One Desulfallas thermosapovorans DSM 6562 DNA segment encodes these proteins:
- a CDS encoding type IV secretory system conjugative DNA transfer family protein, whose protein sequence is MFENLRDRFGKIPAKYQWAVIAGLAFMGAAAILILDVWLLGTAAAWLHCAVTKLGSVSIFATEAEKAAGTNAFDAVGWYWHHPFFVAKAWLFEADKLSNPEVRTYWLFLNAGLGILGLIGATAGKIQIKKRKNNTEHRDIRKLKFKNVRYDINRYLEKTPENRYFLGLDDRRRPVNVSVSDMFEHIHILGGSGSGKTAFGVTPICIQAIRKGAALVAIDFKGDRQAIQLLAREAAANNKRFYIFTLDQREKSNTYNPLATGTPLGKAERIMTALELVFEGEARFYTYVQKATFIPLLAALDAQGVSYTLSDIYEILQNPKLVFKLTGQQVDENQIKGLTAALLPFAEIEQINFAQSDINLTEIMGNGDVVYFDLQSALAPEASSALGKMIAQDLQYLSAPRTQQSRPVVIAIDEFQNMACLAFRNIISKVRSKNYALILANQAMGDLMAVSDDFTNTIQVNTRTKIIFNADTPADAELFSQYTGTVLQTVMNHSKNKTQTHGLMPGWFKDDQRQTTGESKTEIEVPLLHPNLFKAMPPGKSVVIRRGQLATMANHAYLISEAEKDRLEQLPLPEPVFILRDDRSVFMMDDMLKNAKIKLAKQSDQSGNPLQPDNQNKDETPNAGKNEGAAEASEIAL, encoded by the coding sequence ATGTTTGAAAATCTTCGTGACCGCTTTGGTAAAATTCCGGCAAAATACCAGTGGGCGGTAATTGCTGGCCTGGCGTTCATGGGGGCAGCGGCCATTCTTATTCTTGATGTATGGTTACTAGGTACTGCGGCAGCATGGCTACATTGTGCCGTCACTAAGCTTGGCAGCGTTTCTATTTTCGCGACTGAAGCTGAGAAAGCGGCCGGAACCAATGCCTTTGATGCCGTCGGCTGGTACTGGCACCATCCTTTTTTCGTGGCTAAAGCCTGGCTTTTTGAAGCGGACAAGCTATCTAACCCGGAGGTTCGCACCTATTGGCTTTTTCTGAACGCTGGCCTTGGTATCCTGGGCCTGATCGGTGCAACCGCCGGTAAAATTCAGATTAAAAAGCGAAAAAACAATACCGAGCATCGTGACATCAGAAAGCTAAAATTCAAAAATGTTCGATACGATATTAACCGATACCTGGAAAAGACTCCGGAGAATCGATACTTCCTCGGCCTGGATGACCGGCGGCGGCCTGTGAACGTATCTGTCTCCGACATGTTCGAGCATATTCACATCTTGGGCGGTTCCGGAAGCGGCAAAACCGCCTTCGGCGTTACGCCTATTTGTATCCAGGCCATCAGGAAAGGCGCTGCCTTAGTAGCAATAGATTTTAAGGGGGATCGCCAGGCCATCCAGTTACTTGCCAGGGAAGCTGCGGCAAACAACAAAAGGTTTTACATTTTCACGCTTGACCAGCGGGAAAAATCAAACACATATAACCCGCTGGCCACTGGCACCCCGCTGGGCAAAGCGGAACGGATCATGACAGCGCTTGAGCTAGTTTTTGAAGGAGAAGCGAGGTTTTACACATATGTGCAAAAGGCAACTTTTATCCCGCTTTTGGCTGCTCTTGATGCTCAAGGTGTTTCGTATACTCTCTCTGACATATACGAAATACTACAAAATCCAAAACTGGTTTTCAAATTGACTGGTCAGCAGGTGGATGAAAATCAGATCAAAGGTCTAACGGCTGCGCTTTTACCTTTTGCCGAAATTGAACAAATAAACTTTGCCCAATCGGATATAAACCTAACAGAAATAATGGGAAATGGCGATGTGGTATATTTTGATCTTCAATCTGCATTAGCGCCGGAGGCCAGTTCAGCGCTAGGGAAAATGATTGCCCAGGACTTGCAATATTTGAGTGCTCCCCGGACACAGCAGTCTCGACCGGTCGTTATAGCGATAGACGAATTTCAAAATATGGCCTGCTTGGCGTTTCGTAACATAATTTCAAAGGTGAGATCAAAGAACTATGCTTTGATACTGGCCAACCAGGCCATGGGCGATCTAATGGCTGTTAGTGATGATTTCACCAACACTATCCAGGTGAACACTCGCACCAAAATCATTTTTAACGCCGACACTCCTGCTGATGCTGAGTTGTTTTCGCAATACACCGGCACGGTATTGCAGACGGTTATGAACCACAGCAAAAACAAGACCCAAACTCATGGCTTAATGCCTGGTTGGTTTAAGGATGACCAGCGGCAAACCACCGGTGAAAGCAAAACTGAAATAGAGGTGCCGCTGCTGCACCCCAATCTTTTCAAAGCCATGCCCCCGGGCAAATCGGTGGTAATCAGGCGCGGCCAGCTGGCCACGATGGCCAATCATGCATACCTGATTTCAGAAGCTGAAAAAGACCGTCTGGAGCAACTACCGTTGCCGGAGCCTGTATTTATACTTAGGGATGATAGGAGTGTGTTTATGATGGATGATATGTTAAAAAACGCCAAAATAAAGTTGGCAAAACAATCTGATCAGTCGGGAAATCCACTGCAACCAGACAATCAAAATAAGGATGAGACACCAAACGCTGGCAAAAATGAAGGTGCTGCCGAGGCTAGTGAAATCGCATTATAG
- a CDS encoding aldo/keto reductase, producing MQYRQLGRTGLNVSVIGFGGIPIQRVSAGKAADIVRRALDKGINFFDTARGYTDSEAKLGEVLKKNRKEVIIATKSMARTKEGMASDIKKSLDTLGVDYIDLYQLHNVKDRAALEQVFKPDGAMAALKEAKAEGVVRHIGITGHLRNYLVEALKSGELETVQFPFNVVEADGAGELFEQAKQSGAGIIVMKPLAGGAIKNTNLALRFILEYDVATVIPGMDSLDQVDENAAVGRDMVPLSEREREILEEEARTLGTAFCRRCEYCQPCPQGIDIPMVFLLDGYYTRYNLKEWARERYWTLPTKADACAQCGECEEKCPYSLPIRRMLGESSARLGVR from the coding sequence ATGCAGTACAGGCAACTGGGCCGTACGGGGCTTAATGTGTCGGTTATCGGTTTTGGTGGCATTCCCATACAGCGGGTGTCTGCCGGGAAAGCTGCGGACATTGTGCGCCGGGCATTGGACAAGGGAATCAATTTTTTTGATACCGCCCGGGGATATACCGATAGTGAAGCTAAACTGGGTGAGGTATTAAAGAAAAACAGAAAGGAAGTAATCATTGCTACCAAGTCAATGGCCCGGACCAAGGAGGGTATGGCCTCTGATATTAAAAAGAGCCTGGATACCCTCGGTGTTGATTATATTGATCTTTATCAATTGCATAACGTAAAGGACCGGGCCGCCCTTGAGCAGGTTTTCAAGCCGGATGGTGCAATGGCCGCTCTAAAAGAGGCTAAAGCTGAGGGTGTTGTAAGGCATATTGGTATCACAGGGCATCTTAGGAATTACCTGGTGGAAGCTCTAAAGTCGGGTGAGCTGGAAACGGTACAGTTTCCCTTTAATGTAGTGGAAGCTGATGGAGCCGGGGAGCTGTTTGAACAGGCAAAGCAATCAGGTGCAGGGATTATTGTGATGAAACCACTGGCCGGAGGGGCCATTAAAAACACGAACCTGGCGCTGCGCTTTATCCTGGAATATGACGTGGCCACTGTCATTCCGGGCATGGATTCGCTGGACCAGGTTGATGAAAACGCAGCGGTGGGCCGGGATATGGTTCCCCTGTCCGAAAGGGAAAGAGAAATCTTGGAAGAAGAGGCCCGCACATTGGGAACTGCTTTTTGCAGGCGTTGTGAATATTGCCAGCCCTGCCCCCAGGGCATTGACATTCCCATGGTTTTTCTACTGGACGGGTACTACACCAGGTATAATTTAAAAGAATGGGCCAGGGAACGTTACTGGACTTTACCCACCAAGGCGGATGCCTGTGCCCAGTGCGGTGAATGTGAGGAAAAATGCCCTTATAGCTTACCCATACGACGTATGCTCGGGGAGTCTTCAGCAAGGCTGGGGGTTAGATAA
- a CDS encoding replication-relaxation family protein: MPRKRFSKAKQLTVRDKNILTDLARCRVLSAEQIKKAYWPTAKERTCDDRLKQLQKAGYITEHTVNDEKPGSSLKVYSLSTKGKRWATGPEGPGLDKNIVFTHPGKANEIVHQVRTNDVYFQLSDNEKATWRIGDALEIEHGVYAGGTGMTVPDAAYTGDDGEEIYVETDCGKYTPTQIRDKVAGFGDKKVVWVCPAGREQTLVRHGAAGDFVTYVA; the protein is encoded by the coding sequence ATGCCCAGGAAAAGGTTCTCCAAGGCGAAACAGCTTACGGTGCGGGACAAAAATATCCTCACCGACCTGGCCCGTTGCCGGGTATTGTCCGCTGAGCAAATCAAAAAAGCTTATTGGCCCACGGCCAAAGAGCGTACCTGTGATGATCGGCTGAAACAATTGCAAAAAGCGGGATATATTACGGAGCATACCGTAAATGACGAAAAGCCGGGTAGCTCTTTGAAGGTGTACAGCCTTTCCACCAAGGGTAAACGCTGGGCCACCGGCCCGGAAGGACCGGGCCTGGATAAAAATATTGTGTTCACCCATCCGGGCAAGGCGAATGAGATAGTACACCAGGTTAGGACAAATGATGTCTATTTTCAGCTTAGTGATAACGAGAAGGCAACCTGGCGAATTGGTGATGCGTTGGAAATAGAACATGGCGTTTATGCCGGTGGTACCGGTATGACGGTGCCGGATGCAGCTTATACCGGTGACGATGGTGAGGAAATTTATGTGGAAACAGACTGTGGCAAGTATACACCCACGCAGATCCGGGATAAGGTGGCGGGCTTTGGCGATAAAAAGGTGGTTTGGGTGTGCCCTGCAGGGCGCGAACAGACGCTGGTAAGGCACGGGGCAGCAGGTGATTTTGTGACGTACGTTGCGTAA